The Dehalococcoidales bacterium genome window below encodes:
- the ftsZ gene encoding cell division protein FtsZ: protein MAKTSFVANPAKIKVIGLGGGGCNAITRMVQEEIRGVEFVVMNTDAQALAIAEAPLRVQLGEKATKGLGVGGDHNFGTKAAEENRDEIKEIVSGADMVFITCGMGGGTGTGAAPVVAEIAKQSGALTIAVVTKPFAFEGNRRCQVADEGITNLLDKVDTLIIIPNDRLLSLCDQKTGVDNAFKLADDVLRHGVQAISEVITVPGMINLDFADVKAIMKNAGPAWMSIGVASGKNRAVEAAREALCSPLLDVSVTGSKGVLFNVVGGNSLTLFEVNEAAAAIKEAVDPEANIIFGVAHDPSMNDEVRITLIATGFASKTGMTKGQEDDEITQLLKGLKSEEEMDVPSFLRRPLFSHRRQAVTPSQKIASGPSYTPLREASR from the coding sequence ATGGCAAAGACAAGTTTTGTGGCTAACCCGGCTAAGATTAAGGTTATTGGCTTGGGCGGTGGCGGCTGTAATGCTATAACCCGTATGGTACAGGAGGAAATCCGGGGCGTAGAGTTCGTTGTTATGAATACCGATGCTCAAGCCCTGGCTATTGCCGAGGCTCCGCTGCGCGTTCAGCTTGGCGAGAAAGCTACCAAAGGGTTAGGCGTTGGTGGCGACCACAACTTCGGAACAAAGGCGGCTGAGGAGAACCGCGATGAAATCAAGGAGATTGTCTCCGGTGCGGATATGGTTTTTATCACCTGCGGAATGGGGGGTGGTACCGGTACTGGTGCGGCTCCTGTCGTCGCTGAGATAGCCAAGCAAAGCGGTGCTCTTACCATTGCTGTGGTTACCAAACCGTTTGCTTTTGAGGGCAATCGTCGCTGCCAAGTGGCTGATGAAGGCATCACCAATCTACTGGACAAGGTCGATACCCTGATTATTATTCCCAATGATCGCTTGCTCAGTCTCTGTGACCAGAAGACGGGGGTGGATAATGCCTTCAAACTGGCTGATGATGTCTTAAGGCATGGTGTTCAGGCGATATCCGAGGTCATCACTGTCCCAGGGATGATTAACCTCGACTTTGCCGATGTCAAGGCGATAATGAAGAACGCCGGTCCTGCCTGGATGTCCATCGGTGTTGCTTCCGGCAAGAACCGGGCGGTAGAAGCAGCCAGAGAGGCTCTGTGCAGTCCGCTGCTGGATGTTTCTGTTACCGGATCAAAGGGAGTCCTGTTTAATGTTGTCGGCGGCAATAGTCTCACCCTGTTTGAGGTTAATGAGGCGGCGGCGGCAATTAAAGAGGCGGTAGACCCTGAGGCTAACATTATTTTCGGTGTGGCTCATGATCCTAGTATGAATGACGAGGTCAGGATTACCCTGATTGCTACCGGGTTTGCTTCCAAGACAGGGATGACTAAAGGTCAGGAGGATGATGAGATTACGCAGCTGCTCAAGGGTTTAAAGAGCGAGGAAGAGATGGACGTACCCTCATTCCTGCGCCGTCCCCTGTTCAGTCATCGGCGTCAGGCGGTAACTCCATCCCAGAAGATTGCCAGCGGCCCTTCCTATACTCCGCTCAGGGAAGCCTCCCGGTAA
- a CDS encoding ABC transporter ATP-binding protein, with amino-acid sequence MANKLMVETKNLTKVYDDTTAVDNLNLHIEEGDLFGFLGPNGAGKTTTILMLLGLTEPTSGSVHVAGYDSTREPLKVKSIAGYVPEKVGFYESLTASYNLAYIARLNNLPEEVVKKRVAETLDIVGLADKAEQPVGEFSKGMKQRLAFADILIKNPRVAILDEPTSGIDPEGINQLLDLIAKIAKERKMSVIMSSHQLHQVQRICNQIGIMVRGRLLVKGSPNQLGKDSLGGSQFKIELQLTEITQGIIDAIKRVKGVLSVDRMEDRLLAGCSKDLRPQIAKAIVEANGLLVEMKIQSYALEDIYLKYFKEA; translated from the coding sequence TTGGCCAACAAGCTGATGGTAGAGACAAAGAACCTGACCAAGGTCTACGACGACACTACCGCGGTCGATAATCTGAACCTTCATATAGAGGAGGGAGATCTTTTTGGTTTCCTCGGTCCTAACGGTGCCGGCAAGACGACAACGATATTGATGTTGCTCGGGCTTACCGAACCCACCTCCGGTTCAGTGCATGTCGCCGGCTATGACTCTACACGGGAGCCATTGAAAGTCAAGAGTATCGCCGGCTATGTCCCGGAAAAGGTCGGCTTTTACGAAAGCCTGACCGCATCCTATAATCTCGCCTACATAGCCAGGTTGAATAATCTCCCCGAAGAAGTTGTCAAAAAAAGGGTCGCCGAGACACTGGACATCGTCGGCCTCGCCGACAAGGCCGAGCAGCCGGTAGGAGAGTTCTCCAAAGGAATGAAGCAGCGGCTTGCCTTTGCCGACATATTGATAAAAAATCCCCGGGTTGCCATTCTGGATGAGCCCACCTCAGGCATTGATCCCGAGGGCATTAACCAGCTACTCGACCTGATCGCCAAGATAGCCAAAGAGAGAAAGATGTCCGTTATCATGTCATCCCATCAACTGCATCAGGTGCAGAGAATCTGCAACCAGATCGGGATAATGGTGCGAGGACGACTGCTGGTCAAGGGCTCACCCAACCAGCTGGGTAAGGATAGCCTCGGCGGCAGCCAGTTCAAGATTGAGCTTCAACTTACTGAAATAACTCAAGGCATCATCGATGCTATCAAGCGGGTCAAAGGCGTTCTCAGCGTGGACAGGATGGAGGACAGGCTGCTGGCAGGCTGCTCGAAGGACCTGAGACCACAGATAGCCAAGGCGATTGTCGAGGCGAACGGCCTGCTGGTAGAGATGAAAATACAGAGCTATGCTCTAGAGGACATTTACCTGAAATACTTTAAAGAGGCCTAG
- the mraZ gene encoding division/cell wall cluster transcriptional repressor MraZ, with translation MFFGEFEYRIDEKGRIPIPPKFRRELREGLVLTPGLEKCVVAYPASEWKKLADTLTTGSITPSKLRKLNRAIFATAFSTNIDGQGRIALPHPLREHAAINDEAVITGANNYFELWNKERWEEEKAISQEQAWQIIESLEKRC, from the coding sequence ATGTTTTTCGGAGAGTTTGAGTATCGGATCGATGAGAAGGGTAGGATACCTATCCCGCCCAAGTTCCGTAGAGAGCTGAGAGAGGGACTGGTACTGACACCGGGCTTAGAGAAATGCGTCGTTGCCTACCCTGCATCGGAATGGAAAAAACTGGCCGACACTCTTACTACCGGTTCAATCACCCCCAGTAAATTAAGGAAGCTGAATCGCGCTATTTTCGCCACTGCCTTCAGCACTAATATTGACGGGCAGGGCAGGATAGCTTTACCCCACCCGCTGCGGGAACACGCTGCTATTAACGATGAGGCAGTTATCACCGGGGCCAACAACTATTTTGAGTTGTGGAATAAAGAGCGGTGGGAAGAAGAGAAGGCTATCAGTCAGGAGCAGGCCTGGCAGATTATAGAAAGTCTGGAGAAACGCTGTTGA
- a CDS encoding NEW3 domain-containing protein: MIRFRRVRYLLCLASLCTVLGGLLGSHVALAAQENASNSYTLPPNEEQPAEEQTTPQERIELSAQYPVLENTAGTSYNFEITVDYRIKERRTFDLNLTMPPGWNGTPKSTTPESAISAFDPEPLNMTEQLIVQVWPIDTLPEPGEYDFTFEVASDDLKDSIDLKAIVVESPLRYALSMSIPTQQTGIQASAGEDNHMSILITNSATGELDNITLSSEKPEGWEVTFTPSSLDNLESGLAQEIDVAIKPPKGTEAGDYPVILKAASEKADGNLEIRVAVPASTAWGGIGIGIAAGVIAGLIIWFRRLGKR; this comes from the coding sequence ATGATTAGATTTAGGAGAGTTCGCTATCTTCTTTGCCTAGCTTCACTCTGTACAGTGCTCGGTGGCTTATTGGGAAGCCATGTCGCCCTCGCCGCCCAGGAAAACGCCAGTAACTCCTACACGCTACCGCCAAACGAGGAGCAACCTGCCGAGGAGCAGACCACCCCCCAGGAACGCATAGAACTCTCCGCCCAATACCCCGTCCTGGAAAACACGGCCGGCACCAGCTATAATTTTGAGATTACCGTTGATTACCGGATTAAGGAACGCAGGACTTTCGACCTTAATCTCACCATGCCGCCGGGATGGAACGGTACACCAAAGTCAACCACCCCGGAGAGCGCGATATCGGCCTTCGACCCGGAACCACTGAACATGACTGAACAGCTCATCGTTCAAGTCTGGCCGATAGATACTCTACCCGAACCGGGTGAGTACGACTTCACCTTTGAGGTAGCTTCGGACGACCTAAAGGACAGCATTGACCTTAAGGCAATAGTAGTCGAATCACCCCTCAGGTACGCGCTGAGTATGTCCATCCCCACCCAACAGACCGGGATCCAGGCGAGCGCCGGTGAAGACAACCATATGTCAATCCTGATAACCAACTCGGCGACCGGAGAACTGGATAATATTACCCTATCATCAGAAAAACCGGAGGGATGGGAGGTTACCTTTACTCCGAGCAGCCTGGATAATCTGGAATCGGGTCTTGCCCAGGAGATAGATGTTGCGATAAAACCCCCCAAGGGTACGGAAGCCGGCGACTATCCCGTTATTTTGAAAGCCGCCAGTGAGAAGGCTGACGGTAATCTGGAAATCAGGGTAGCCGTACCGGCATCCACTGCCTGGGGAGGCATCGGCATCGGCATCGCGGCCGGAGTTATCGCCGGCTTGATAATCTGGTTCAGAAGATTAGGCAAACGGTGA
- the rplS gene encoding 50S ribosomal protein L19: MNITELIDVKANPNIPTLTPGDTVKVSTKVIEGDKERIQLFQGVVIKIRRSTDGGSFTVRRVSHGIGVERTFLFQSPLVDKVAVVQHGKVRRAKLYYLRGRSGKAARIKEKRADKEQNQAGS, translated from the coding sequence ATGAACATTACTGAACTAATCGATGTGAAAGCAAATCCCAATATTCCAACTCTCACCCCGGGCGATACGGTAAAGGTCAGCACGAAAGTCATCGAAGGGGATAAGGAACGCATCCAGTTATTCCAGGGCGTAGTAATTAAGATTCGGCGGAGCACCGATGGCGGAAGCTTCACGGTAAGGCGTGTCAGCCATGGCATCGGCGTCGAGCGTACCTTCCTGTTTCAGTCGCCTCTTGTTGATAAGGTAGCAGTGGTACAACACGGAAAGGTACGCCGGGCCAAGCTTTATTACCTGCGGGGACGCAGCGGCAAAGCGGCCCGTATCAAGGAGAAGCGAGCAGATAAAGAGCAGAATCAGGCAGGGAGCTAA
- the priA gene encoding primosomal protein N' translates to MGYAEVSVNSPAAQRRTFSYTIPTDLNIKVGQAVWVPFGSNLLQGIVLELTDYPAVTETREIAGIIEDTPLLSPPQISLARWISGYYLSPLFEAISLMLPPGFKRKAITYISTTPTAEKDYAVLELSEEQKHLLNLVRSKGRVDSGEIEKALGARKAKLLTSQLVNHGLLTRSHQLERTKVRPRKVRHLHLLITPDEAIREASRLRQETRAEQQAQLLEFLSGISRPIPLAEVKKRGNSSTSAIRALIDKGLAGFQEVEVRRETLQYHDTTPSQPLPLTSHQESALAAIRASLLKTAESCPHRNVFLLHGVTGSGKTEVYMQAIAEAVKQGKRGIVLVPEIALTPQTIELFVSRFPYRVAVLHSRLSLGEQFDEWHQTRKGRADVVIGSRSAIFAPQPDLGLIIIDEEHEWTYKQHDTTPRYRVRDVAIKLAELTGAVVVLGSATPDVETFYQTQKGNYRLLRMPERVVPKQGSPLPDVEVVDLRSELKSGNRSIFSRSLSRDVSRAVAGQEQVILFLNRRGGATFVQCRNCGLVLCCRRCAVTLTYHFSEDALVCHQCNYRESVPHICPRCSSHLIKFLGAGTEKLEQEASLSFPQARLLRWDRDTTREKSSHHKILDCFRSHGADILIGTQMIAKGLHLPLVTLVGIVNADLSLNLPDFRAGERTFQLLSQVMGRAGRGASGGKVIIQTYCPEHYAIQAAAKHDYELFYDQEIDYRRQLNNPPFTRLARLTYSHTNDKLCQREAERIRQRLADEIETKGIDNIDLIGPAPAFLHRLRGRFRWQLIIRGAEPSRFLAEVTLPKGWTIDIDPAGLA, encoded by the coding sequence ATGGGATATGCCGAGGTTAGTGTCAACTCTCCAGCGGCTCAGCGCAGGACGTTCAGTTACACTATCCCTACCGACCTGAATATCAAGGTCGGCCAGGCGGTATGGGTTCCTTTCGGCAGCAATCTGCTTCAGGGCATCGTCCTTGAGCTAACCGATTATCCTGCCGTCACAGAGACCAGGGAAATAGCCGGTATTATTGAGGATACCCCGCTGCTGTCTCCACCCCAGATATCTCTGGCCCGCTGGATAAGCGGGTATTACCTATCGCCCCTCTTCGAGGCAATTTCCCTAATGCTGCCACCGGGATTTAAGCGCAAAGCAATTACCTACATCTCCACAACGCCGACCGCCGAGAAAGACTACGCCGTTTTGGAGCTAAGCGAAGAACAGAAACACCTGTTAAATCTAGTTCGGAGTAAGGGTAGGGTTGACTCCGGGGAGATAGAAAAAGCTCTGGGCGCACGGAAAGCCAAACTGCTAACCTCTCAACTGGTTAACCACGGACTACTAACCAGGAGCCATCAACTGGAAAGGACCAAGGTAAGACCACGAAAGGTCCGCCACCTGCACCTGTTAATTACCCCCGATGAAGCCATCAGGGAAGCAAGCAGACTGCGACAGGAAACAAGGGCAGAACAGCAGGCACAGCTCCTTGAATTTCTCTCCGGAATATCACGGCCGATACCCCTTGCTGAAGTAAAAAAGAGGGGTAACTCCTCGACCTCAGCGATCCGGGCCTTAATTGACAAGGGTCTTGCCGGATTCCAGGAGGTTGAAGTAAGACGGGAGACCTTACAATACCACGACACTACCCCTTCACAGCCGCTACCCCTCACCAGCCACCAGGAATCAGCCCTGGCAGCCATCAGAGCGAGCCTGCTCAAGACGGCAGAGAGTTGTCCACACAGGAATGTTTTTCTGCTCCACGGGGTTACCGGAAGCGGCAAGACCGAGGTCTACATGCAAGCCATTGCCGAGGCAGTGAAACAGGGCAAGCGTGGTATCGTCCTGGTTCCCGAGATTGCACTTACCCCTCAAACCATAGAACTCTTCGTCTCCCGTTTCCCCTACCGTGTGGCCGTCCTACACAGCAGGCTTTCTCTGGGCGAACAGTTTGATGAATGGCACCAGACAAGAAAAGGCCGGGCCGATGTTGTTATCGGCTCGCGAAGCGCCATCTTCGCTCCCCAACCCGACCTGGGGCTTATTATCATTGATGAGGAGCATGAGTGGACCTACAAACAGCACGATACAACACCCCGCTACCGGGTCCGTGATGTGGCGATAAAGCTGGCCGAACTGACCGGAGCCGTAGTTGTCCTGGGCAGTGCCACTCCGGATGTCGAGACCTTCTACCAGACCCAAAAAGGGAATTACCGGCTGCTCCGGATGCCCGAGCGGGTTGTCCCCAAGCAAGGCTCCCCGCTGCCCGATGTAGAAGTGGTGGACTTAAGAAGTGAGCTTAAGTCAGGGAACCGGAGTATTTTCAGCCGCTCACTGTCCCGTGATGTATCCAGAGCAGTCGCCGGGCAGGAGCAGGTAATCCTGTTTCTTAACCGGAGGGGAGGGGCCACCTTCGTCCAATGCCGTAACTGTGGCCTGGTGCTCTGCTGCCGGCGATGTGCGGTTACCCTAACCTATCACTTCAGCGAAGATGCCCTAGTCTGCCACCAGTGCAACTACAGGGAATCCGTCCCCCATATTTGTCCCCGTTGTTCAAGCCACCTGATAAAATTCCTGGGCGCCGGCACCGAGAAACTGGAGCAGGAAGCCAGTCTCAGCTTTCCTCAAGCCAGATTGCTACGCTGGGACCGCGATACCACCAGGGAAAAATCTTCCCACCATAAGATACTGGACTGCTTCCGCAGCCACGGCGCCGATATTCTCATTGGCACCCAGATGATTGCCAAGGGGTTACACCTCCCCCTGGTCACACTGGTCGGGATAGTTAACGCAGATCTCAGTCTGAACCTGCCCGACTTCCGCGCCGGGGAAAGGACCTTTCAGCTGCTGTCTCAGGTGATGGGAAGAGCCGGAAGGGGCGCTTCAGGCGGGAAGGTTATCATTCAGACCTACTGCCCCGAACACTACGCTATTCAGGCAGCAGCCAAGCACGATTATGAACTCTTCTACGATCAGGAGATCGATTACCGGCGCCAGCTCAATAACCCTCCCTTCACCCGGCTGGCCCGTCTCACCTACAGCCACACCAACGACAAACTCTGCCAGCGAGAGGCAGAAAGAATAAGGCAGCGGCTGGCCGATGAAATAGAGACAAAAGGGATAGATAATATCGACCTGATCGGACCGGCCCCGGCATTTCTCCATAGACTACGGGGACGATTCCGCTGGCAGCTTATAATTCGCGGTGCCGAACCGTCCCGCTTCCTTGCCGAAGTAACGCTACCGAAGGGCTGGACAATCGATATTGACCCGGCAGGGCTTGCCTGA
- a CDS encoding ABC transporter permease subunit → MRGLLTVFNKELADYFISWRGIILFGVVLLTAVFAIYGPAGALQNIRADLTSTSQFGATQFVFLKLFTTSGQSSLSFLYFVSAFLVPVIGIAFGFDAINSEKNSGTLSRLLSQPIYRDTVFNGKFFAGITTIAIMLTSIILLISGLGLSMIGVPPSSEEVFRLFLFIVMGTLYGAFWLGLAMLFSTFLQRVATSALATIAVWIFFLIFMAMISTFIANTMAPIGDTSTTQEIFRNIEIQITASRASPIFLFQEATTVILAPGERTASELLQLLQQSSGGGLISSTLPLGQSILTIWPHIVTFIAIPTMLFAISYYKFMREEIRST, encoded by the coding sequence ATGCGAGGACTACTGACGGTATTTAATAAAGAACTGGCTGACTATTTCATCAGCTGGAGAGGCATCATACTTTTCGGTGTGGTGTTGCTGACAGCGGTATTCGCTATTTACGGACCGGCGGGGGCACTGCAAAATATCCGCGCCGATTTGACCTCCACCAGTCAATTCGGCGCTACCCAGTTCGTCTTTCTCAAGCTTTTTACCACCTCCGGACAGAGTTCTCTATCCTTCCTCTACTTCGTCTCGGCATTCCTGGTACCGGTAATAGGCATAGCCTTCGGTTTTGACGCCATCAACAGTGAAAAGAACAGCGGCACCCTGAGCCGGCTCCTCTCGCAGCCCATCTACAGGGACACCGTCTTTAACGGCAAATTCTTCGCCGGCATAACCACCATCGCCATAATGCTGACGAGCATTATACTGCTTATATCCGGGCTGGGACTAAGCATGATCGGAGTACCCCCAAGCTCGGAAGAAGTCTTCCGGTTGTTTCTATTCATCGTAATGGGTACACTGTACGGAGCGTTCTGGCTGGGGCTGGCCATGCTATTTTCCACCTTCCTGCAGCGGGTGGCCACCTCAGCGCTGGCCACGATTGCCGTCTGGATATTCTTTCTCATCTTCATGGCCATGATATCCACCTTCATTGCCAACACAATGGCACCGATCGGCGATACGTCAACAACACAGGAGATATTCCGGAACATCGAAATTCAAATCACAGCTTCGCGTGCCTCACCTATTTTTCTATTCCAAGAAGCGACTACCGTAATCCTTGCTCCGGGAGAGAGGACGGCATCCGAACTACTGCAACTACTGCAACAGTCATCCGGGGGCGGCCTTATCTCCAGTACCCTGCCGCTGGGGCAGAGTATACTTACCATATGGCCCCACATAGTAACCTTCATCGCCATACCCACGATGCTCTTCGCCATCTCGTACTACAAGTTTATGCGCGAAGAGATAAGATCCACTTAA
- a CDS encoding MogA/MoaB family molybdenum cofactor biosynthesis protein: MLNTGIITVSDKGWRGQRQDKSSQVIKDSLSSQGYKFAKYEIVPDETELIAAKLIEWADEGSVDVILTTGGTGLAQRDVTPEATLSVVDKVVPGITEAMRAETFKVTPSAILSRAAAGVRGRCLIINLPGSPKAVRECLGVIIPVIPHAIEIIKGEVTEHKAPDSEA, translated from the coding sequence ATGCTCAATACAGGAATTATTACCGTTAGTGATAAAGGCTGGCGTGGCCAGCGTCAGGATAAGAGCAGCCAGGTAATCAAGGACAGTCTGTCGTCACAGGGCTATAAATTCGCCAAGTATGAGATTGTCCCCGATGAGACGGAGTTGATTGCCGCAAAACTTATCGAGTGGGCGGATGAAGGCAGCGTAGACGTTATCCTGACTACCGGTGGCACCGGACTGGCCCAGCGTGATGTCACCCCGGAAGCAACCCTCTCCGTAGTGGACAAGGTTGTACCCGGCATCACCGAAGCAATGAGAGCCGAAACATTTAAGGTAACACCATCGGCTATATTAAGCAGAGCTGCGGCCGGCGTTAGAGGAAGATGCCTTATTATCAACCTACCCGGCAGCCCCAAAGCAGTCAGGGAATGCCTCGGGGTAATAATACCAGTTATTCCTCACGCCATAGAGATTATCAAGGGTGAGGTAACTGAGCACAAAGCTCCAGACAGCGAGGCTTAA
- the ftsA gene encoding cell division protein FtsA gives MKKQATLTSIDVGTTKVCTIISEVDPGGGIRVVGVGITPSKGLHKGLVVNINEARESIRESVRKAEQSSGYKVESAYIGVTGRHVTSVNNRGVVAITRNDRLVRRDDLKRVLAQSQNIKVPSERRLLHVIPRGYAVDGQVGIKNPVGMHGFRLDVETHIITAAVTSVQNLVKCIRGIGIEIDDLILEPLASSEAILTEDEKQVGVILADIGGGTTDIAVFKDGSIWHTAILPVAGYQLTRDVAIGLGLPFDVAEEMKKRYGSVMPVYEAQSETTSAISADGHGVSYQDLCDIVRARVEEIMRLILLEMPRSDYESLVPAGLVLTGGSSNLSGIEVLGRDILRLPVRVGVPMGMTGITDVLRDPAHATSVGLLLWGAKHEGRQIWKAQGPFRRFVSRIRSLFR, from the coding sequence ATGAAAAAGCAGGCTACATTAACCTCGATCGATGTTGGTACTACTAAGGTATGCACCATTATCTCTGAAGTTGACCCAGGGGGTGGTATCCGGGTTGTCGGAGTGGGTATTACTCCATCTAAGGGGTTGCATAAGGGATTGGTAGTTAACATCAATGAGGCCAGAGAGTCGATTCGTGAGTCGGTGAGAAAAGCGGAACAGTCCAGCGGTTACAAGGTTGAATCAGCCTATATCGGAGTAACGGGACGTCATGTTACTTCGGTGAATAATCGGGGAGTGGTGGCGATTACCCGTAACGATCGCCTGGTGCGCCGGGATGATCTGAAAAGGGTGCTTGCGCAGTCTCAGAATATTAAGGTACCCAGTGAGAGAAGGCTGCTCCACGTTATTCCCCGGGGTTACGCCGTTGACGGACAGGTAGGTATTAAAAACCCGGTGGGTATGCATGGCTTCCGGCTGGATGTGGAAACCCATATTATTACTGCTGCCGTAACCTCCGTTCAGAATCTGGTGAAGTGTATTCGTGGTATTGGTATAGAAATCGATGACCTGATTCTTGAGCCATTAGCCAGTAGCGAAGCTATCCTGACCGAGGATGAAAAACAGGTGGGCGTCATACTGGCTGATATCGGCGGCGGAACCACTGATATCGCTGTCTTCAAGGATGGTAGTATTTGGCATACTGCTATCCTGCCGGTGGCGGGTTATCAGCTTACCAGAGATGTTGCTATTGGCCTGGGGTTGCCGTTTGATGTGGCTGAGGAAATGAAGAAGCGCTATGGTAGTGTTATGCCGGTATATGAAGCTCAGTCCGAGACTACCAGTGCCATATCGGCTGATGGACACGGGGTTTCTTATCAGGACCTCTGCGATATCGTCAGAGCCCGGGTTGAAGAAATCATGCGGCTTATCCTGCTCGAGATGCCGCGCTCGGATTATGAGTCGCTGGTTCCTGCCGGACTGGTCCTTACCGGTGGCAGTTCCAATCTTTCCGGCATCGAAGTGCTGGGGCGCGATATACTACGACTCCCGGTAAGGGTTGGCGTACCTATGGGTATGACCGGTATTACCGATGTCCTGCGTGATCCGGCTCATGCTACCAGCGTTGGCTTGTTGCTCTGGGGAGCGAAGCACGAAGGCAGGCAGATATGGAAAGCACAGGGTCCCTTCCGGCGGTTTGTCTCCCGAATAAGAAGCCTGTTCCGTTAA
- the trmD gene encoding tRNA (guanosine(37)-N1)-methyltransferase TrmD — MRIDILTLFPRMFQGPFSESIFQRAVDRELVTVNIHNIRDYTHDKHRTVDDYAYGGGTGMVIKAEPVFEAVESIKSEVYPDSDGREELPVILLTPQGRLFRQKIAEELSGHSHLILICGHYEGIDERIREHLVTDEISIGDYVLSGGELAAMVLTDTVVRLLPGVLGSEDSARDDSHSTGLLEYPQYTRPEIYRVWPVPQVLISGNHGQIARWRRQQAILRTLERRPDLLDKADLRADERALVEKMKES; from the coding sequence GTGCGAATTGATATCTTAACCCTGTTTCCCCGGATGTTCCAGGGACCCTTTAGCGAGAGTATCTTCCAGCGGGCGGTTGACAGAGAACTGGTCACGGTAAATATCCACAACATCCGGGACTATACTCACGACAAACACCGCACCGTTGATGATTATGCCTATGGGGGAGGAACCGGCATGGTAATTAAGGCCGAACCCGTTTTTGAAGCAGTAGAGTCAATCAAATCAGAGGTATACCCTGATTCAGACGGCAGGGAGGAGCTACCGGTTATCCTGCTTACGCCGCAGGGACGCCTTTTCCGCCAGAAAATCGCGGAAGAGCTATCGGGGCACAGTCATCTGATTCTCATCTGCGGGCACTATGAGGGAATTGATGAACGGATACGGGAACACCTGGTCACCGATGAGATCAGCATCGGTGATTACGTGCTCAGCGGCGGCGAACTGGCAGCAATGGTATTGACAGACACCGTAGTCAGGCTGTTACCAGGAGTACTCGGTTCGGAAGACTCGGCCCGGGACGACTCACACTCTACCGGACTGCTGGAATACCCGCAATATACCCGACCCGAAATATACCGGGTCTGGCCGGTACCTCAGGTCCTGATATCGGGAAACCACGGCCAGATAGCCCGTTGGCGACGTCAACAGGCTATTCTACGCACTCTGGAACGCCGGCCGGACCTGCTGGATAAAGCCGACCTGAGGGCAGATGAGAGAGCCCTTGTAGAAAAGATGAAGGAATCCTAG